A region of Chloracidobacterium sp. DNA encodes the following proteins:
- a CDS encoding sigma-70 family RNA polymerase sigma factor, whose amino-acid sequence MAHDNIEILGTEATRSRMPEEKLSDHALIEATKSGDEQAFAEIMSRYRNPITNYLYRFLNDYEEAVDLAQETFVRVYFAIDRYHTQFAFSTYIYRIATNLAISEIRRRKRRKLLSLTGLFQAEGDETTEYQPPDKRPLPDAELIDGERDQTIAAAIAALPEKYRVPIILRDIEGKSYDEVAEIMGLGLGTTKSRISRARGLLKEKLQHYL is encoded by the coding sequence ATGGCTCACGACAATATCGAAATTTTGGGCACGGAGGCGACGCGTTCCAGGATGCCTGAGGAAAAACTGTCCGACCATGCACTCATCGAGGCCACAAAAAGCGGCGATGAACAGGCATTTGCAGAGATAATGAGCCGTTATCGGAATCCGATAACAAACTATCTCTATAGATTTTTGAACGACTATGAAGAGGCCGTCGATCTGGCGCAAGAAACTTTTGTGCGGGTTTATTTCGCGATAGATCGATACCACACACAGTTTGCGTTTTCGACTTATATCTATCGAATTGCGACCAATCTTGCGATCAGCGAGATTCGTAGACGGAAGAGACGAAAACTGTTGTCGCTGACAGGACTTTTCCAGGCAGAAGGAGACGAGACGACGGAATATCAACCGCCGGACAAGCGGCCTTTGCCTGATGCAGAATTGATAGACGGCGAACGCGACCAAACAATCGCGGCAGCCATCGCAGCTTTGCCGGAAAAGTATCGAGTGCCGATCATTTTACGCGATATTGAGGGAAAGTCTTATGACGAGGTCGCAGAGATAATGGGACTAGGGCTTGGCACGACAAAATCGAGGATCAGCCGCGCTCGCGGATTGCTAAAAGAAAAATTACAGCATTATTTATAA
- a CDS encoding DUF4920 domain-containing protein: MKLFINLALIILALSFSAIAQEGMKEKAKPTEADKTAAIPSDSYLKRGAPIGKSKKVSLEKALADPAKFADKTVRVEGVIVRSCKMEGCWAEMAEKKDGKSVRVKMKDHAFFIPLESAGAKARAEGVFQVKTLTKAMVDHMIEEDGAKFANRNADGTVTEVSFEASGIELKQGK, from the coding sequence ATGAAATTATTTATCAATTTGGCACTTATTATTCTTGCACTTTCATTTTCGGCTATTGCCCAAGAAGGAATGAAAGAAAAAGCGAAGCCTACGGAAGCTGACAAGACGGCGGCGATTCCGTCTGACAGTTATTTGAAACGTGGTGCGCCGATAGGGAAGTCAAAAAAAGTTTCGCTTGAAAAGGCGCTCGCAGACCCGGCGAAATTTGCGGATAAGACCGTCCGTGTCGAAGGCGTGATCGTGCGTTCGTGCAAGATGGAAGGCTGCTGGGCAGAAATGGCTGAGAAAAAAGACGGCAAGAGCGTTCGTGTGAAGATGAAAGATCATGCTTTCTTTATCCCGCTTGAATCTGCCGGTGCTAAGGCACGCGCTGAAGGCGTTTTTCAGGTAAAAACGCTCACCAAAGCAATGGTCGATCACATGATCGAAGAAGACGGAGCGAAATTCGCCAACCGCAACGCCGACGGCACAGTAACTGAGGTTTCGTTTGAAGCTAGCGGAATTGAACTCAAGCAAGGCAAGTAG
- a CDS encoding amidohydrolase codes for MIKKIFIIIAIVIYAAQAFGQTVTADLVITNGNIRTMDAKRTVVRSIAVLNGKIIAVGSDTDTRPLIGPKTRVIDAKGKLVLPGFNDAHVHFMVTGLQLSSVDLRDAKSPEEFVRRIKDFAAKLPKGRWITGGSWDHENWTPNNLPTAAMIDAVTPDNPVYVRRLDGHMSLANSVAMKLAGMNRETKDVAGGMIVRDAAGNPTGIFKDAAENYFEKIIPEPSFAEKLDIGRAATEHAASLGVTSVQDMTFGTDVGVYQELMRRGELKTRVYDCIKLSDYKSLADLGVRHSFGDGMVRVGCLKNYADGSLGSTTAWFFDPYLDDPKSTGLAGEDFARIPADVAAADKAGLQVMLHAIGDRANRAILDVYETTQNVNGPSDRRFRIEHAQHLRQSEIQRFGKLKVVASMQPFHAIDDGRWAWKRLDEKRLKGTYAFRSLLDSGAVLAFGSDSPVAPLNPLIGIYAAVTRRTLDDKNPNGWIPEQKITVDEAVRAFTYGSAYAEFQENEKGTLEIGKLADLIIISDDIFTIDATKIGTAKVLTTIIDGKVVFEAK; via the coding sequence ATGATTAAAAAGATCTTCATCATCATCGCAATTGTTATTTATGCGGCGCAGGCCTTCGGCCAAACCGTCACAGCCGATCTGGTCATAACCAACGGCAACATCCGGACAATGGATGCAAAGCGAACCGTTGTTCGCTCAATTGCGGTGTTGAACGGCAAGATTATCGCAGTTGGTTCTGATACGGATACGAGACCGCTGATCGGGCCGAAGACGCGTGTTATAGATGCGAAAGGCAAACTCGTTCTGCCGGGGTTCAATGATGCGCATGTGCATTTTATGGTGACCGGTTTGCAGCTTTCATCGGTTGACCTTCGCGATGCAAAGTCGCCGGAAGAATTTGTCCGACGGATAAAGGATTTTGCGGCAAAGCTGCCAAAAGGGCGCTGGATCACAGGCGGCAGTTGGGATCATGAGAACTGGACGCCGAACAACTTGCCGACAGCGGCGATGATCGACGCGGTAACGCCTGACAATCCAGTTTATGTTCGTAGGCTCGACGGCCACATGTCGCTTGCAAACAGCGTTGCGATGAAGCTTGCCGGTATGAACCGTGAGACAAAGGACGTCGCCGGCGGCATGATAGTCCGTGACGCCGCGGGCAATCCGACCGGTATTTTCAAGGACGCGGCGGAGAACTATTTTGAGAAGATCATCCCTGAACCTTCGTTCGCAGAAAAACTTGACATAGGCCGAGCAGCGACTGAGCACGCTGCATCGCTCGGCGTTACAAGCGTACAGGATATGACTTTCGGGACTGATGTCGGCGTGTATCAGGAACTGATGCGGAGAGGTGAGCTAAAAACGCGCGTCTATGACTGCATCAAACTTTCGGATTACAAGAGTTTAGCTGACCTCGGAGTGCGTCATTCTTTTGGCGATGGCATGGTTCGCGTTGGATGCTTGAAAAACTATGCCGACGGCAGTTTAGGTTCAACCACTGCGTGGTTTTTTGATCCTTACCTCGACGACCCTAAATCCACGGGATTAGCGGGCGAGGACTTTGCACGAATCCCGGCAGATGTTGCAGCCGCGGATAAGGCAGGACTACAAGTAATGCTCCACGCTATCGGCGACCGTGCGAATCGGGCTATTCTCGACGTTTATGAAACAACCCAAAACGTGAACGGCCCAAGTGACCGCCGCTTTCGCATCGAACACGCGCAGCACCTTCGGCAGTCGGAAATTCAGCGTTTTGGTAAGTTGAAGGTCGTCGCGTCGATGCAGCCGTTTCACGCAATCGACGACGGACGCTGGGCATGGAAGAGGCTCGACGAAAAACGCTTGAAGGGAACTTATGCATTTCGCAGCCTGCTCGATAGCGGCGCTGTTCTTGCGTTTGGTTCCGATTCGCCCGTTGCTCCGTTAAACCCCTTAATTGGCATCTACGCCGCAGTCACTCGCCGAACGCTCGACGACAAGAATCCTAACGGCTGGATACCTGAGCAAAAAATTACCGTTGACGAGGCGGTCCGAGCCTTCACCTACGGCTCGGCATATGCCGAATTTCAAGAGAATGAAAAAGGCACGCTCGAAATTGGAAAACTTGCCGATCTTATTATCATTTCGGATGATATTTTTACGATCGACGCTACCAAGATCGGAACAGCAAAGGTTTTGACGACCATTATTGACGGTAAAGTTGTATTCGAGGCAAAATGA
- the dusB gene encoding tRNA dihydrouridine synthase DusB, with protein MKPFKIRNIDIDPPLILSPMAGVTDFTFRRLIKRRGGVGLVVSEFISVEGLTRHNPKSKRQMRFDEEERPFAVQIFGGKADRMAMGAEMAQEVGADILDVNCGCPAPKVVKNGGGSGLLRDLPLLETILTQIKKTITIPLTLKLRTGYTESTINVVDVAKMAEQCGVEHIQVHGRTRDQGYKGLANWDLIKQVKEAVSIPVSGNGDITTLEYGMNRWSEAGTDGILIGRGAMQNPWIFRQFNDVINGREPYQPDLQEKKDVLLEFFSMCREEMPEIVSLGKMKQLAGQFTKGLVGGAQFRQTLYHSHSAEEILDNIQVYFETLKSRETFGDGVVEAESDSDLEFDSCEAAVATV; from the coding sequence ATGAAGCCTTTTAAGATCAGAAATATCGACATCGATCCGCCGCTCATTCTTTCGCCGATGGCGGGAGTGACGGATTTTACATTTCGCCGACTTATAAAGCGTCGCGGCGGTGTTGGGCTGGTCGTGTCTGAGTTTATCTCGGTCGAAGGCCTGACGCGGCACAATCCAAAATCGAAACGCCAGATGCGTTTCGACGAGGAAGAGCGGCCTTTTGCCGTGCAGATCTTCGGCGGAAAGGCCGATCGAATGGCGATGGGTGCCGAGATGGCACAGGAAGTCGGTGCCGACATTCTCGATGTCAATTGCGGCTGCCCGGCTCCAAAGGTCGTTAAGAACGGAGGCGGTTCGGGATTGCTTCGCGATCTGCCGCTGCTTGAGACGATCCTGACACAGATCAAGAAAACGATCACGATCCCGCTGACTCTAAAACTTCGTACAGGCTATACAGAATCGACGATAAATGTCGTTGACGTAGCCAAAATGGCCGAGCAGTGCGGTGTTGAGCATATCCAGGTTCACGGACGCACTCGCGATCAGGGTTACAAAGGCCTTGCGAACTGGGACCTTATCAAACAGGTCAAAGAGGCAGTGAGTATTCCGGTTTCGGGCAATGGCGATATCACGACGCTTGAATACGGAATGAATCGCTGGAGCGAGGCGGGAACTGACGGCATTCTGATCGGCCGCGGAGCGATGCAGAATCCTTGGATATTTCGCCAGTTTAATGATGTTATAAACGGGCGCGAGCCTTATCAGCCTGACTTGCAGGAGAAAAAAGATGTGCTGCTCGAATTCTTTTCGATGTGCCGCGAAGAGATGCCTGAGATCGTCTCTCTGGGCAAGATGAAACAGCTTGCGGGCCAGTTTACAAAAGGGCTTGTCGGCGGAGCTCAATTTCGTCAGACGCTTTATCATTCGCATTCGGCTGAGGAAATTCTCGACAATATTCAGGTCTATTTCGAGACTTTGAAGAGTCGGGAAACGTTTGGTGACGGTGTTGTCGAGGCCGAAAGTGACAGCGATCTGGAATTTGACTCTTGCGAAGCTGCGGTAGCCACGGTGTAG
- a CDS encoding peptidyl-prolyl cis-trans isomerase — translation MKHIKFASLAIVTVLAASPSAFSQETQTRVVDEVVAVVNNEVITLSKVKREIKDAVESFVQQGKTREEAQRMVDEKKGELIANLITEELMLQRAKESGIEKDVDDRVNQRLVDIMKQYNLKTVEELYAMMEKSGVDPKDVKEGWRKQETREQVVQRDLQSKVYWEPNGKAVKDYYENHKAKFTKPETISFSELFLGFAGRNEASVREKAAQLYQQLKAGGDWEKLLKDNGDTPVMTQGAGKLENVRLDAMNEKLLNSLKNLKVGEYAAPFELDQMGMAIIRMDAREQASSESVFNENAVRMAMMNERLPDEQKKYMAKLREESYIKISDSYRPIVNPILFADERKDKPAN, via the coding sequence ATGAAACATATTAAATTTGCCAGTTTGGCGATCGTTACGGTATTGGCGGCAAGTCCGTCGGCCTTTTCACAGGAAACACAGACGCGTGTGGTCGATGAGGTGGTTGCGGTCGTCAACAATGAGGTCATTACGCTCTCCAAAGTTAAACGCGAAATAAAGGATGCCGTCGAGTCGTTCGTCCAGCAGGGCAAGACCCGTGAAGAGGCTCAAAGGATGGTCGATGAAAAGAAAGGCGAACTCATCGCCAATCTCATCACCGAGGAACTTATGCTTCAGCGTGCCAAGGAAAGCGGTATCGAAAAAGACGTCGATGACCGTGTTAATCAGCGGCTCGTTGACATAATGAAGCAGTACAACCTGAAAACCGTCGAAGAGCTTTACGCCATGATGGAAAAAAGCGGTGTTGATCCAAAGGACGTAAAAGAAGGCTGGCGCAAACAGGAAACACGCGAGCAGGTCGTCCAGCGAGATCTCCAATCCAAGGTTTATTGGGAGCCCAACGGCAAAGCCGTAAAAGATTATTACGAAAATCACAAGGCAAAATTCACAAAACCCGAAACGATCTCATTCAGCGAGCTGTTCCTGGGATTTGCCGGACGCAATGAAGCGTCGGTCCGTGAAAAAGCTGCACAGCTTTATCAGCAGTTGAAAGCCGGCGGCGATTGGGAAAAGCTCCTCAAAGACAACGGCGATACGCCGGTAATGACGCAAGGCGCCGGCAAGCTCGAAAATGTCCGTCTCGATGCGATGAACGAAAAGCTGCTTAACTCGCTCAAAAACCTAAAAGTAGGTGAGTATGCGGCTCCGTTCGAACTCGATCAAATGGGAATGGCGATCATTCGTATGGACGCTCGCGAACAGGCTAGCAGCGAGTCCGTCTTCAACGAAAACGCCGTGCGTATGGCAATGATGAACGAACGCCTGCCGGATGAACAGAAAAAGTACATGGCAAAACTTCGCGAAGAGTCCTACATCAAGATCAGCGATTCATATCGCCCGATCGTGAACCCCATCCTCTTCGCCGACGAACGCAAAGATAAACCCGCAAATTAA
- a CDS encoding TonB-dependent receptor translates to MSIKLDTWLRIGFSVILLSMCTLGVFAQDITSGTIQGTVSDEQGAVVGGATVEAKNTATNFSRSFTTESDGRFVFLSMPSGPYVVSVTKQGFAKLIQENVQLTVGRVISLDIGLRVSGVSGEVTVTTSPVIDTVKTESSTTINEKAIENTPILGRKFEDLLTLTPGVSITQGPDGDEINFAGQRGVFNNVSLDGGDYNNGFFGEQAGGQRAAIDITLDAVKEFQVIATGANAEYGRSAGGIINVITKSGTNDVHGSVFGYFRHRALSSNTSDGKELKDFHREQFGGTVGGPIKRDKAFFFFAYEGIRDNLTRPNLGEQVGSTPCAVQSPTVQLNEALIISNPDCQRLALIDFIQSSRGQDESLPVTRKIQNSAFLGKIDVDLNSSNKLGASFNFDHSKNTNQTFDVPTYGTSANGTEGPSKISVFNFNLFTTISPTTVNEAHFTYSREKRPRSATNSNIPADTAMGFGTTFRFGNPFFLQPGVDEVFWRTQIRDSVSMVKGSHNIKLGGEWLHSLNDQVFRGFFTGRYIFDSVNGFIRYASTPAANGFGPDAMLCSGGSWITMGAPFNQTCPGVETSATPLLLFLQGAGRNGPATDAAGASNIKNEDYALFIQDRWQVTKNLTLNYGLRWEAQIFPEVTVSPADTAYGIFLNDARFTSDGTLPSDKKMFQPRMGFAWDVAGNGRSLIRASFGIYNGRQNMLSQVGSITTNGVQQQTIAGGQFANPTVRPPWPGLVTPSASSCTSGAVTNPFPCFSGVRVFDRDYRNPRIYTFNAAYEQEIAPEWAMYVDYTYSKGTRLTRFLNYGRTGWFAPFLGDAFFTTSIGRSEYHGVTAGLRKRFSNKYQMEANYVWSRDKDDDSNERDPFTDRSFDVLNPGLDYGLSDRDIPHKFNLFGFFELPWKFEFVPRIQARAAQPATPSTLALVGTDRTNRNTLRKDNKFTSFDWRLSRVFNINEKVALIPQIEMFNTFNSDNFVNSSFLPGNQSSLTAPSLFNFDGYLRQGIGDPRQMQLSVRLRF, encoded by the coding sequence ATGTCTATCAAACTTGATACATGGTTACGAATAGGGTTTTCCGTAATCCTATTGTCGATGTGTACTCTGGGCGTTTTTGCTCAGGACATCACGTCGGGAACGATCCAAGGAACTGTTTCGGATGAGCAAGGTGCCGTCGTCGGCGGTGCGACCGTCGAAGCCAAAAATACTGCAACTAATTTTTCAAGATCATTTACGACTGAGTCCGACGGGCGTTTTGTGTTTTTATCAATGCCGTCTGGGCCATATGTCGTATCGGTCACAAAACAAGGCTTCGCCAAACTGATACAAGAAAATGTTCAACTTACGGTTGGACGCGTGATCTCACTGGATATCGGCTTAAGGGTTTCCGGTGTAAGCGGCGAGGTAACCGTCACAACCTCTCCGGTTATCGATACCGTTAAGACGGAATCCAGTACGACGATAAATGAGAAAGCTATCGAAAATACTCCGATCTTAGGCAGAAAATTTGAAGACCTCCTTACGCTCACTCCCGGCGTCAGCATTACACAAGGGCCCGATGGTGACGAGATCAACTTTGCAGGCCAACGCGGTGTTTTCAACAACGTCAGCCTTGACGGCGGCGATTACAACAACGGGTTCTTCGGCGAACAGGCCGGCGGACAACGCGCCGCTATCGATATTACATTGGACGCGGTTAAGGAATTTCAGGTGATCGCTACCGGCGCAAATGCTGAGTACGGCCGATCAGCCGGCGGTATTATAAACGTGATCACCAAATCAGGTACGAACGACGTACACGGCAGCGTCTTTGGATATTTTCGGCACAGAGCATTGTCCTCAAACACATCTGACGGCAAGGAACTAAAGGATTTCCATCGTGAGCAGTTTGGCGGAACCGTAGGCGGCCCGATCAAGCGGGACAAAGCCTTTTTCTTCTTTGCATATGAAGGTATCAGGGACAATCTCACCCGGCCTAATCTGGGTGAGCAAGTTGGATCGACGCCGTGCGCCGTACAGTCGCCGACGGTTCAGTTGAACGAAGCTTTGATCATCAGCAACCCAGATTGCCAAAGATTGGCTTTGATCGATTTCATCCAATCGTCGCGCGGACAAGATGAAAGCTTGCCGGTCACGCGTAAAATACAGAATTCCGCATTCCTCGGAAAAATAGATGTTGATCTCAATTCAAGTAACAAATTGGGTGCTTCATTTAACTTCGATCATTCGAAAAACACAAATCAGACATTTGACGTTCCTACCTACGGCACATCTGCCAATGGAACAGAGGGACCGTCAAAAATAAGTGTTTTCAATTTCAATCTTTTCACCACAATTTCACCGACAACGGTGAACGAAGCTCACTTCACATATTCACGCGAAAAGCGTCCACGATCGGCAACTAACTCGAATATTCCTGCGGATACCGCGATGGGATTTGGAACAACCTTCCGCTTCGGAAATCCATTCTTCCTACAGCCGGGCGTCGATGAGGTCTTTTGGCGAACACAAATTCGCGACAGCGTCTCCATGGTTAAAGGCAGTCACAATATTAAGTTGGGCGGCGAATGGCTGCACAGCCTTAACGACCAGGTATTTCGCGGATTCTTTACCGGACGATACATCTTTGACAGCGTAAACGGATTTATCCGTTATGCATCGACTCCTGCAGCAAATGGTTTTGGGCCTGATGCGATGCTTTGTTCGGGTGGTTCGTGGATAACAATGGGTGCCCCGTTTAACCAAACTTGTCCCGGAGTGGAAACTTCAGCGACGCCATTGCTGCTCTTCCTGCAAGGAGCCGGGCGCAACGGCCCCGCAACCGATGCCGCCGGAGCCTCGAATATTAAGAATGAGGACTACGCTCTGTTCATACAAGACCGTTGGCAAGTTACAAAGAATCTCACTTTGAACTACGGCTTGCGTTGGGAGGCCCAAATCTTTCCGGAAGTAACGGTCAGCCCGGCTGATACCGCTTACGGTATATTTCTAAATGATGCGCGGTTTACATCGGATGGAACTCTGCCGAGCGATAAAAAGATGTTTCAACCGCGTATGGGTTTCGCCTGGGACGTTGCCGGAAACGGACGCTCGCTGATCCGTGCAAGTTTTGGTATTTATAATGGCCGCCAAAATATGTTGTCGCAGGTCGGCTCCATCACGACAAACGGTGTCCAGCAGCAGACCATCGCCGGCGGTCAGTTTGCAAATCCGACGGTTCGCCCGCCATGGCCCGGACTTGTAACACCGTCCGCAAGTTCGTGTACGTCCGGAGCAGTCACAAACCCGTTCCCGTGTTTTAGCGGTGTTCGGGTATTCGACCGTGACTACCGAAATCCGCGCATCTACACATTCAACGCCGCTTATGAACAGGAGATCGCTCCCGAATGGGCAATGTACGTGGATTATACGTACTCAAAGGGAACGCGTCTGACGCGCTTCCTGAATTACGGACGCACCGGTTGGTTTGCTCCGTTTCTTGGCGACGCCTTCTTTACGACATCGATCGGCAGATCGGAATATCACGGAGTCACTGCCGGCCTGCGAAAGCGTTTCAGCAACAAGTATCAGATGGAGGCAAACTATGTCTGGTCGCGTGATAAGGATGACGATTCCAACGAACGTGACCCTTTTACGGATCGTTCATTTGACGTTCTAAATCCGGGGTTGGATTACGGGCTCTCGGATCGAGACATCCCGCATAAGTTCAATCTGTTTGGTTTCTTTGAGCTGCCGTGGAAATTTGAATTCGTTCCGCGCATTCAGGCCCGTGCCGCCCAACCTGCTACGCCGTCCACTCTGGCCTTGGTCGGAACTGACAGGACGAACCGCAACACGCTCCGCAAGGACAATAAATTCACCTCGTTCGACTGGCGGTTGTCGCGGGTTTTCAACATCAACGAAAAGGTCGCGTTGATCCCGCAGATTGAAATGTTCAACACATTCAACTCGGACAATTTTGTTAACTCGTCCTTTCTTCCGGGAAATCAAAGTTCACTGACCGCACCAAGCCTCTTTAATTTTGACGGCTACCTGCGTCAGGGCATCGGCGACCCGAGACAAATGCAGCTTTCTGTAAGGCTGAGATTTTAA